The Virgibacillus phasianinus genome includes a window with the following:
- the gvpJ gene encoding gas vesicle protein GvpJ, with protein sequence MSVQKSADSSSLAEVIDRILDKGIVIDAYARVSLVGIEILTVEARVVIASVDTWLRYAEAVGLLRDEVEEEGLIERQGSRDVQFSS encoded by the coding sequence AAGTGCAGACAGTTCTAGCTTAGCAGAAGTTATTGACAGAATTCTCGATAAAGGGATTGTAATTGATGCCTATGCAAGAGTTTCACTTGTCGGAATCGAAATCCTGACCGTTGAAGCAAGAGTTGTAATTGCCAGCGTGGATACATGGTTACGATACGCAGAGGCAGTTGGCCTGCTTCGTGATGAAGTGGAGGAAGAAGGTTTGATTGAACGTCAGGGAAGCCGCGATGTTCAGTTCAGCAGTTAA
- the gvpT gene encoding GvpT/GvpP family gas vesicle accessory protein, giving the protein MVEESQANQNNDKQQSEDSNNSLNLALVGGVVGAGVGLLASPETGKKVCTRIGQSSVVKGAGREIRRTAQDIITEQMMNAFRQNASGYISKYAGGLLGKGKENEEEKAAEKGKSDFQEQYEELKEENNNLNENLQRIEEKLNALLEASSKK; this is encoded by the coding sequence ATGGTAGAGGAATCACAGGCAAATCAGAACAATGATAAACAACAATCCGAAGACAGCAACAATTCATTAAATCTTGCTCTCGTTGGAGGTGTTGTTGGGGCTGGAGTGGGTCTCCTGGCAAGTCCGGAAACGGGTAAGAAAGTTTGCACCCGAATCGGCCAGTCTAGTGTAGTAAAAGGTGCAGGGCGGGAGATCAGGAGAACCGCGCAGGATATTATTACCGAACAGATGATGAATGCTTTTCGGCAAAATGCTTCGGGCTATATTAGCAAATATGCAGGCGGTTTGCTTGGCAAGGGAAAAGAAAATGAGGAAGAAAAGGCTGCGGAGAAGGGCAAATCAGACTTCCAGGAACAGTACGAAGAATTGAAGGAAGAAAATAATAACCTGAATGAAAACCTGCAGCGAATTGAAGAAAAGCTAAATGCCTTGTTAGAAGCAAGCAGTAAGAAGTGA
- the gvpQ gene encoding gas vesicle protein GvpQ, whose protein sequence is MTAKPAKKAVGKIAEMAIEKTPDAIEEKAKDKLKEKASDMMKEKVQEKAQVKADQAADKLEEVKEKNSENVHGKAEEAKEKVQDILLSVRDKLQNAKEAGEEFQEKISSSNKSGNKSSKLKGVQDIKGVTQIKSSMGIKSSTDLKKSTDLKSSADIKSLGSK, encoded by the coding sequence ATGACAGCTAAACCTGCGAAAAAGGCAGTAGGCAAAATTGCTGAAATGGCGATAGAGAAAACACCTGATGCCATCGAGGAAAAGGCCAAAGATAAACTGAAAGAAAAAGCAAGCGACATGATGAAAGAGAAGGTTCAGGAAAAGGCACAGGTCAAGGCAGATCAGGCTGCTGACAAATTGGAAGAAGTAAAAGAAAAGAATAGTGAAAACGTGCATGGTAAAGCGGAAGAGGCAAAAGAAAAGGTACAGGATATTCTGTTGTCTGTCCGCGATAAGCTGCAAAACGCAAAGGAAGCTGGGGAGGAATTTCAAGAAAAAATCTCCTCAAGTAATAAATCAGGAAACAAAAGCAGCAAGTTAAAAGGTGTGCAGGACATTAAGGGCGTTACGCAAATAAAAAGTTCAATGGGCATTAAAAGCTCCACAGATCTAAAGAAGTCAACCGACCTTAAGTCCTCAGCGGATATAAAATCATTAGGTTCAAAATAA
- the gvpJ gene encoding gas vesicle protein GvpJ, with amino-acid sequence MAVQKSTDSSSLAEVIDRILDKGIVIDAYARVSVVGIEILTVEARVVIASVDTWLRYAEAVGLLRDEVEEEGLPAQPNERDAQFSF; translated from the coding sequence GTGGCAGTTCAAAAAAGTACGGATAGTTCAAGTCTAGCAGAAGTAATTGACCGAATCTTGGATAAAGGAATTGTAATTGATGCCTATGCAAGAGTTTCCGTTGTAGGTATTGAAATCTTAACCGTCGAAGCAAGGGTTGTTATTGCAAGTGTTGACACATGGTTGAGATATGCAGAAGCAGTCGGGTTACTCCGCGATGAAGTGGAAGAAGAAGGTTTGCCAGCACAGCCGAATGAAAGGGACGCACAATTTAGTTTTTAG
- the gvpO gene encoding gas vesicle protein GvpO, producing MEIKEIMNNVTDFFRENVAPPHKITSVEAAEEEGWRVTVEVIEEKEYMKKYAKDEMLGTYDVLLNKDKEVTSFKRQDIRFRSKIQG from the coding sequence ATGGAGATTAAAGAAATAATGAATAATGTGACAGACTTTTTTCGTGAAAATGTAGCTCCACCGCATAAAATCACATCTGTTGAAGCGGCAGAGGAAGAGGGCTGGAGAGTTACGGTAGAAGTTATTGAGGAAAAGGAATATATGAAGAAATATGCGAAGGATGAAATGCTTGGAACGTATGATGTTCTGTTAAACAAAGATAAGGAAGTCACCTCATTTAAAAGACAGGATATTCGTTTTAGAAGTAAAATCCAAGGCTAA
- the gvpN gene encoding gas vesicle protein GvpN — protein MTVLKEKVNTDSKALVQDDETKHLLSRSLRYLKAGYPIHFNGPSGTGKTSLALALAKKRKRPVMLIHGNHELNNRDLIGDFTGYSSKKTVDNYVRSVYKKDESVTETWRDGRLLEAAKNGYTLVYDEFTRSHPTTNNIFLSILEEGVLPLYGSKLTEPYIRIHPKFSVIFTSNPLEYAGVYETQDALLDRLITIPLGYKAIEQEAAILVGKIGIEEEEAQAITTLVANLREKCLKESRSGPSLRSSLMIARLASEEDIPIDGNDEDFQVLCTDLLTYTVSECMEAEHSEEEARNLILESCVEHV, from the coding sequence ATGACTGTCCTAAAAGAAAAAGTTAATACCGATTCAAAGGCGCTGGTGCAGGATGATGAAACGAAACATCTGCTGTCGCGTTCGTTGCGATACCTGAAAGCCGGATATCCAATTCACTTTAACGGTCCATCAGGAACAGGAAAGACATCGCTGGCCCTTGCACTTGCGAAGAAACGAAAGAGGCCGGTAATGCTGATTCATGGTAACCATGAGCTGAATAATAGGGATTTGATTGGCGATTTTACGGGTTATTCAAGTAAAAAAACAGTTGATAACTATGTGCGTTCTGTCTACAAAAAAGATGAAAGTGTTACGGAAACGTGGAGAGATGGAAGGCTGCTTGAGGCAGCTAAGAACGGGTACACGCTAGTCTACGATGAATTTACCCGGTCACATCCGACAACCAACAATATCTTTCTTTCCATTTTAGAGGAAGGGGTTCTCCCATTATACGGGTCGAAATTAACGGAGCCTTATATTCGGATTCATCCAAAGTTTTCCGTAATTTTCACAAGTAATCCATTGGAATATGCAGGTGTCTATGAAACACAGGATGCGCTCCTTGACCGCTTAATTACCATTCCATTGGGGTATAAAGCGATTGAGCAGGAAGCAGCTATTCTGGTTGGAAAGATTGGCATAGAAGAAGAAGAGGCACAGGCAATCACAACGCTGGTAGCAAATTTGCGGGAAAAGTGTCTGAAAGAGAGCAGAAGTGGTCCGAGTTTAAGGTCCTCCCTTATGATTGCGAGGCTTGCTTCAGAGGAAGACATTCCAATTGATGGCAATGATGAGGATTTTCAGGTTCTATGTACGGATCTTCTGACTTATACGGTGAGTGAGTGTATGGAAGCAGAGCATTCGGAAGAGGAGGCTCGTAATCTGATTCTTGAATCATGCGTGGAACATGTTTAG
- a CDS encoding GvpL/GvpF family gas vesicle protein — MDQAEETGIYIFCGIQTDQDGEEFGSIELEEEKRESFTIRYKDAAMVACEVPMKIYHPNRENLMMHQTMVSNVMAQNDTVIPISFGNVFKSKEDVKVLIENLYPQFEKLFPAIKGKIELGLKVIGRKEWLESRVNKNPEVEEMAKVVRGKSEAAGYYDRIKLGGAAQNIFADLKNEIESGVYTPLEEVADAAKTNEPQGEKMLLNAAFLIDREKEEEFDEIVNEQHEKWKDKVDFKYSGPWPAYNFVNIRLTVEET; from the coding sequence ATGGATCAAGCAGAAGAAACAGGGATTTATATTTTTTGCGGAATTCAAACGGACCAGGATGGAGAGGAATTTGGCAGCATTGAACTGGAGGAAGAGAAAAGAGAATCCTTCACCATCAGATACAAGGATGCCGCAATGGTTGCCTGTGAGGTTCCCATGAAAATTTACCATCCAAACCGGGAAAATTTAATGATGCATCAAACCATGGTTTCAAATGTAATGGCGCAAAACGATACGGTTATCCCGATAAGTTTCGGAAATGTATTTAAGTCGAAAGAGGATGTAAAAGTACTAATTGAGAATTTATATCCACAATTTGAAAAGCTGTTTCCTGCTATTAAAGGGAAAATTGAACTTGGCTTGAAAGTTATTGGGAGAAAGGAATGGCTTGAGTCAAGGGTAAATAAAAATCCAGAAGTGGAAGAAATGGCGAAAGTGGTTCGCGGTAAATCAGAGGCTGCCGGGTACTACGATCGAATTAAACTTGGCGGAGCGGCACAAAACATTTTTGCCGATCTAAAGAATGAAATAGAATCCGGCGTATACACGCCGCTTGAGGAAGTGGCCGATGCTGCAAAAACGAATGAACCACAGGGAGAGAAAATGCTTCTGAATGCAGCGTTTTTAATCGATCGCGAAAAAGAAGAGGAATTTGATGAAATTGTAAATGAGCAGCATGAGAAATGGAAGGATAAAGTCGATTTTAAGTACAGCGGTCCCTGGCCTGCGTATAACTTTGTCAATATCCGCTTAACTGTGGAGGAAACCTGA
- a CDS encoding gas vesicle protein GvpG has translation MLVSGPIKTVMKIAKKVQEEVDKELYDLPTIQQKLIQLQMMYELEEIPEDVFKEKEEELLARYEMAKRKEMEQWEAMTKQKDDE, from the coding sequence ATGCTGGTTTCAGGACCAATTAAAACGGTAATGAAAATTGCGAAAAAGGTCCAGGAAGAAGTAGATAAAGAACTTTATGACCTTCCAACTATTCAACAAAAGCTGATACAGCTTCAAATGATGTATGAGTTAGAAGAAATACCTGAAGATGTTTTTAAAGAAAAAGAGGAAGAGTTATTAGCAAGATATGAAATGGCTAAACGAAAAGAAATGGAACAATGGGAAGCCATGACGAAGCAAAAGGATGATGAATAA
- a CDS encoding GvpL/GvpF family gas vesicle protein: MENLIYLYGLVPAQEATEKSLPQLKGFDGEGNLFTIPINHTTAIVCELNGYDYSEETIADKMNNDMEWLQEKAFHHHETIASLDNKFTFIPLKFCTIYKNESNLRETILASEDKVDESFNRLTDKEEWTLKIYSDDNKLKKQIGNSNAAIEEKRKEISELPRGRQFFERKKIDSLVDKELDKEKDRIGESLHDKLKKYAVDTSIKKNWGKDVTGLRDDMTWNSVYLLPKDQVKDFVTEIEVTEKELGDLGFRIEAAGPWPAYHFSSIS; the protein is encoded by the coding sequence ATGGAAAATCTGATTTATTTATATGGCTTGGTACCAGCTCAGGAGGCAACGGAGAAATCACTGCCTCAGCTAAAAGGTTTTGACGGGGAAGGAAACTTGTTCACTATCCCGATCAATCATACAACCGCCATTGTTTGCGAACTGAATGGCTATGATTACTCGGAAGAAACAATAGCAGATAAAATGAACAATGATATGGAATGGTTGCAGGAAAAGGCATTTCATCATCATGAAACAATAGCATCACTTGATAATAAATTCACATTTATTCCATTAAAATTTTGCACCATTTATAAAAACGAAAGCAATTTGCGTGAAACCATTCTTGCCAGTGAAGATAAGGTTGATGAATCGTTTAACCGGCTTACTGATAAAGAGGAATGGACGCTTAAAATATACAGTGATGACAATAAGTTGAAGAAGCAAATTGGCAACAGTAACGCCGCTATTGAAGAGAAACGAAAGGAAATCAGCGAATTACCACGTGGAAGGCAATTTTTTGAAAGGAAAAAGATTGATTCACTGGTAGATAAAGAGCTTGATAAAGAAAAGGATCGTATCGGTGAAAGTTTACACGATAAGCTGAAGAAATATGCAGTGGATACTTCCATTAAGAAAAACTGGGGTAAAGATGTAACTGGTTTACGCGATGATATGACATGGAATAGTGTGTATCTGCTTCCAAAAGATCAAGTGAAGGATTTCGTAACAGAAATTGAAGTAACTGAAAAGGAACTGGGCGATTTAGGCTTTCGGATTGAGGCTGCAGGACCCTGGCCAGCCTATCACTTTTCCAGTATTTCTTAG
- a CDS encoding gas vesicle protein, translating to MPSTRETIENKDVGLIDILDVILDKGVAIKGDLIISIAGIDLVYLDLRVLIASVETLVQSHENNQKEITSAKFDQQRRELLDATEPD from the coding sequence ATGCCGTCGACCAGAGAAACGATTGAAAATAAGGATGTTGGGCTTATCGATATACTCGATGTCATTCTCGATAAAGGTGTTGCCATCAAGGGCGACTTAATTATCTCAATCGCCGGCATTGACCTGGTGTACCTGGATTTGCGCGTCCTTATCGCATCTGTCGAGACGCTCGTTCAATCCCATGAAAATAATCAAAAAGAAATAACTTCAGCGAAATTTGATCAGCAAAGGAGGGAGTTGCTCGATGCCACAGAACCAGACTAG
- a CDS encoding gas vesicle protein K: MPQNQTRGRINLDPESAENGLAELVMTVIELLRQIVERHAIRRVEGGTLSDQQVEDLGVALMDLEDKMEELKEIFGLDAEDLNIDLGPLGRLM, translated from the coding sequence ATGCCACAGAACCAGACTAGAGGTCGGATTAATCTGGATCCGGAAAGTGCGGAAAACGGGCTTGCCGAACTTGTTATGACAGTGATTGAATTATTGAGGCAAATTGTTGAACGCCATGCGATCAGACGTGTGGAAGGTGGCACCCTGTCAGATCAGCAGGTTGAAGATCTTGGCGTTGCCTTAATGGATTTAGAGGATAAAATGGAAGAATTAAAAGAAATCTTTGGCCTGGATGCGGAAGATTTAAATATAGATCTTGGGCCACTAGGAAGGCTAATGTAA
- a CDS encoding gas vesicle protein codes for MPVEQQLQSASANGPSNLVDVLEKVLDKGVVIAGDITVGIADVELLTIKIRLIVASVDKAKEIGMDWWETDPFLSSKATENATTLEEENKQLRKRLEALENKMDTNRLDSVESGTENNQ; via the coding sequence ATGCCAGTCGAACAACAATTACAAAGCGCTAGCGCTAACGGGCCTAGTAACCTTGTCGATGTTTTGGAAAAAGTGTTAGATAAAGGTGTTGTTATTGCAGGAGATATCACGGTTGGAATTGCCGATGTCGAACTGCTGACGATTAAAATCCGCCTGATTGTTGCTTCGGTAGATAAAGCGAAGGAAATCGGGATGGATTGGTGGGAAACAGATCCATTCTTAAGTTCAAAGGCAACAGAAAACGCAACCACTTTAGAGGAAGAAAATAAACAATTGCGGAAACGGCTTGAAGCACTTGAAAACAAAATGGATACCAATCGATTAGATTCTGTTGAAAGTGGAACAGAAAATAACCAGTAA
- the gvpT gene encoding YtxH domain-containing protein: MATEEKESKRKSGSIRRAATGGIVGATVGYLSTPKNRKKLVAKVSKEALKNTSSSVGTFTKDKLNSLKDSGKENYKSLKSSTTNLFKKDKDEEESPDNEDSELMQESENEEEMNETGESDKDYEELKEENQHLQDRLQGLEEKIDKLFDNNEEEEDEGEKKSTNSKKKDSDAEDEEDEEDEKSGEDVKEKKKNSAKKSSAKKGTKRTKKEETNDDEEDDTSLESDDDTSA; encoded by the coding sequence ATGGCAACGGAAGAAAAAGAAAGTAAACGTAAATCTGGTTCAATCAGACGCGCCGCCACTGGTGGAATTGTAGGGGCAACCGTCGGCTATCTATCTACACCGAAAAATAGAAAAAAACTAGTTGCAAAGGTCAGTAAAGAAGCGTTGAAGAATACTAGTTCAAGTGTTGGCACCTTTACCAAAGATAAACTAAACAGCTTGAAGGATTCTGGAAAAGAAAACTATAAAAGCTTAAAATCGTCCACAACGAACCTGTTTAAGAAAGACAAGGATGAAGAAGAATCTCCGGATAATGAGGATTCAGAATTGATGCAGGAAAGCGAAAATGAAGAAGAAATGAATGAAACAGGTGAATCTGACAAAGATTATGAAGAGTTAAAAGAAGAAAATCAACACCTTCAAGACAGATTGCAGGGTCTGGAAGAGAAGATTGATAAATTATTTGATAACAACGAGGAAGAAGAGGACGAGGGCGAAAAAAAGTCTACTAACTCTAAAAAGAAAGATAGCGATGCAGAAGACGAAGAAGATGAGGAAGACGAAAAAAGCGGTGAAGATGTAAAAGAGAAGAAGAAAAACAGTGCAAAGAAATCAAGCGCTAAAAAAGGTACAAAAAGGACAAAAAAAGAAGAAACCAATGATGATGAAGAAGACGATACATCACTGGAAAGCGATGATGACACGTCAGCTTAA
- the gvpU gene encoding gas vesicle accessory protein GvpU, whose translation MSESASKDNILEFFVKAANKHDFSLDISLLVNGAVISGTMISAKEYFESLSESFEDGNDIAQALSEQFTKASESVDSSSDGEAHFIHLKNTHIYCGDSKPTPSKGKILWRGKLNEVDSFFLGKISESKSSGSNSKKS comes from the coding sequence ATGAGTGAATCAGCATCTAAAGACAATATATTGGAGTTTTTTGTTAAAGCGGCGAATAAGCATGATTTTTCCTTAGATATATCATTGCTTGTCAATGGGGCGGTTATCTCAGGAACAATGATCTCTGCAAAAGAATACTTTGAGTCGTTAAGTGAATCGTTTGAGGATGGCAATGATATTGCGCAGGCACTTAGTGAGCAATTCACAAAAGCAAGTGAGTCTGTTGATTCAAGCAGTGATGGAGAAGCGCACTTTATCCACTTGAAGAACACCCATATTTATTGTGGCGACAGTAAACCGACTCCATCGAAAGGGAAGATTCTCTGGCGCGGAAAGCTAAATGAAGTGGACAGTTTTTTCCTTGGTAAGATTTCAGAATCAAAAAGTTCCGGCTCAAACAGTAAAAAATCGTGA
- a CDS encoding competence protein ComK — protein MKKLKLGLTVISQTTKAIIRNDSKIHPSLIMEETGEFRSIHKPEQILIKNCLMYGSSLHGRQTAAKQILKVNSKVPVVLSPELGLFLIPTSSTKGKDCVWLAYHHIDKYESCGDKKTYVTFKDGTGIYVNATVSTLDMQYKRTSQLIVHQRKSSLFGPPSHPDTDHNPN, from the coding sequence ATGAAAAAGTTAAAGCTTGGTCTTACTGTTATTTCGCAAACTACAAAGGCTATTATCAGGAATGATTCAAAGATTCACCCTTCCTTAATTATGGAGGAGACAGGGGAATTTCGCTCGATACATAAACCAGAGCAAATTCTCATCAAGAATTGCCTAATGTATGGATCATCGCTTCACGGAAGACAAACTGCTGCCAAGCAAATTTTAAAGGTAAATAGTAAAGTTCCTGTTGTTCTAAGCCCGGAATTAGGCTTATTCTTGATTCCTACTTCCTCAACGAAAGGTAAGGATTGTGTCTGGCTCGCATACCACCATATTGACAAGTATGAGAGTTGTGGTGATAAGAAGACATATGTAACCTTTAAAGATGGAACTGGAATTTATGTGAATGCAACTGTAAGCACACTGGACATGCAGTATAAACGAACAAGTCAGCTTATCGTACATCAGCGAAAATCCTCTCTATTCGGCCCACCTTCACATCCAGACACAGACCATAATCCAAATTAA
- a CDS encoding efflux RND transporter periplasmic adaptor subunit, which translates to MKKVQILLAALLVITVLAACNQDEDKKTGNEETVTSVETMAVTKGDMIIKHTEYGHTAPGANTPVMLQAPGEIKTLEVENGEQVTEDDVIATVQTQIGTQTIYAESSGQIASLQGEEGSIATTEKPLAVIIDLNELTVNMTVTAEATSLFKEGETYPATVKGNEVDAEVTAIDTLPNDTGLYPIEATISNKDDKLLPGMVAEINVPEKTVKDALIVPTEAVTEESGNAFIYVIKDDKAIEKKVQIIETQSDQTAIKGEVKKGDKVVTSGQLTLTDGSKVNVVKEG; encoded by the coding sequence ATGAAAAAGGTGCAAATTCTGCTGGCAGCCCTGTTAGTAATAACGGTGCTTGCAGCTTGTAATCAGGATGAGGATAAAAAGACTGGAAATGAGGAAACCGTAACCTCCGTTGAAACGATGGCAGTTACGAAAGGTGACATGATTATCAAGCACACGGAATATGGACATACAGCTCCGGGTGCTAATACTCCAGTCATGCTCCAAGCTCCGGGAGAAATCAAAACACTGGAGGTGGAAAACGGCGAGCAGGTAACGGAAGATGATGTCATTGCCACCGTCCAAACGCAAATCGGAACGCAAACAATTTACGCGGAATCCTCGGGTCAAATTGCCAGTCTTCAGGGTGAGGAAGGCAGCATTGCAACGACAGAAAAACCTTTAGCTGTAATCATTGATCTCAATGAATTAACAGTAAATATGACTGTTACCGCGGAAGCCACCTCCCTGTTTAAAGAGGGGGAAACATATCCGGCTACAGTCAAAGGCAATGAGGTGGATGCAGAGGTTACTGCAATCGACACGTTGCCAAACGACACTGGCCTATATCCAATTGAAGCAACCATTAGCAACAAGGACGATAAACTGTTACCGGGAATGGTCGCGGAAATTAACGTTCCGGAAAAAACAGTTAAGGATGCACTGATTGTGCCAACGGAAGCGGTTACCGAAGAAAGTGGCAATGCCTTTATTTATGTAATCAAAGACGATAAGGCAATCGAGAAAAAAGTCCAGATTATTGAAACACAGTCAGATCAAACAGCTATAAAGGGTGAAGTGAAAAAGGGCGACAAGGTTGTAACAAGCGGGCAACTAACACTGACCGACGGAAGCAAGGTCAATGTGGTGAAAGAGGGGTAA